A window of the Falco biarmicus isolate bFalBia1 chromosome 10, bFalBia1.pri, whole genome shotgun sequence genome harbors these coding sequences:
- the VAPB gene encoding vesicle-associated membrane protein-associated protein B/C: protein MAKAEQVLSLEPQHELKFKGPFTDVVTTNLKLGNPTDKNVCFKVKTTAPRRYCVRPNSGIIDAGTSINVSVMLQPFDYDPNEKSKHKFMVQSMFAPADTSDMEAVWKEAKPEELMDSKLRCVFELPAENDKPHDIEINKIVSTTATKTDSSVMSKSISSSLDDTEVKKVMEDYKRLQVEVQRLREENKQFKEEDGLRMRKAPQTNNPISASAAAVKDEGLSSRLLALVVLFFVFGVIIGKIAL, encoded by the exons GTCCTTTCACAGATGTTGTCACTACAAACCTGAAACTCGGCAATCCTACAGACAAAAATGTGTGCTTCAAAGTTAAGACCACAGCACCACGTAGATACTGTGTAAGGCCTAACAGTGGAATTATCGATGCAGGAACATCAATTAATGTTTCTG TGATGCTACAGCCTTTTGACTATGACCCTAATGAGAAAAGTAAACACAAGTTTATGGTTCAGTCTATGTTTGCTCCAGCTGATACTTCAGATATGGAAGCAGTA tggaaagaagcaaaaccagaagaactTATGGATTCGAAACTTAGGTGTGTGTTTGAGCTACCAGCGGAAAATGATAAGCCT CATgacatagaaataaataaaattgtatctACAACTGCAACAAAGACAGATTCCTCTGTAATGTCTAAATCAATAAGTTCTTCTTTGGATGACACTGAAGTTAAGAAAGTAATGGAAGACTATAAGAGGCTTCAAGTAGAAGTTCAAAGGTTACGGGAGGAGAATAAACAGTTTAAG GAAGAAGATGGACTGCGGATGAGGAAGGCACCCCAGACAAACAACCCAAtatctgcttctgcagctgctgtcaaGGACGAAGGGCTCAGCTCCAGACTACTCGCtttggtggttttgttctttgtctttGGTGTAATTATAGGAAAAATAGCCTTGTAG